The DNA sequence CAGAGAAGTGcggtgacttgctcaaggtcatagGCAGTATGCAGGTGAAGTGTAATAAATGATAGACTATAAACTCCATGAGAGCAGGGCTCCTTGTTTTGTTCTGACACCTGGAACAATTATCTAGCCTATAACAGCCACTTAGTAAATACTTGTGGAATTCAACTTCACaccactgccccctccccccacaaaaaaacccaactctgCTGTCTTCCATTTTTCTGCCTCCCTCCAAGTCCTCTTGGGGGGTTGGCTAGTACTTCTTGTGGTCTGACTTCAGTCTTTCCTGATGCTTCTGAGATGGACTatgaccttgttttgttttgttttggtttttttttggtgggagtggagtttgaactcaagtcatCATGCTTGCAAAATAGGCTgtctaccgcttgaaccattttgctctggttattttggagatggggtcttacacactgtttgccctggctagacttgaacctcgatcctcctgatctcagcctcccaagtaactaggattacagggcaTGAGCCAGTCACCTGTGCCTGGCTGATCTTGTTTCATAGGGTTGCATAAATCTCCTGAGCACTCAACACAGCAAATACTCACGAGGGCCAGAGAGAACATCCAGTCCCACCTTGAAGGCAAAGAAAGGCCTTGGGCTCAGGCAGCTGTAGATggagaagtggggggaggggccGTGAACTCACTGGGTTTCTGATTCTGTTTCCATTTCCCAGGGTGACACTTTCCAGGTCCCCCAGTCCCAACTCCAGCATCATGCATCGGACCACAAGGATCAAAATCACAGAGCTGAACCCACACCTCATGTGTGCCCTCTGCGGAGGGTACTTCATTGATGCCACTACCATCGTGGAGTGCTTGCATTCCTGTGAGTTAGTGCAGGGGTGCTACTTGGGAGGGCAGCCTCTGTGTCTAGGCTGGGACACTGCCCAGGGAAGACTGATCAGATTCCCCTGCCCTGAAGAGCAGACATGGCCATATGTCTGATAGGAAATCCTAGGTCTCAAAGAGGCTGCCTGGAAGGAACAATGGTATATGGCaaggggtggggggcgggggttgTCTCATCTTAGAAGTTAATCTCAGGACTGCATCTGAAATCTGTTCTCTCTTGAACCTCTGTGGCTAAAGTTTGATTCCTGGAAGATGCAGGGGTCATTTCTTGTAAGAGGTCAAGGACCCAGGCTGGTTCTTGTTTTGTGTTCTATCCTGGGACTTGTGTGAGTGAGTGGTCACTACCCCGtgtcacacacatagacacaagGATGGGTGAGGAGCAAATATGCAGAGTACACATTGCCATGTTGGTCCTTTGAACAGGCCTGAGCTACCTGGACACAGTGGAGAAGGGGCCCTGAGTCTGAGCAGAGGTGTGGGAGCTGGGCCTAGGGGAGCAAGGGGCTCTGACTGTCCTCTCTCTGTCCACATCCCCAAGTCTGCAAAACCTGCATCGTGCGATACCTGGAAACCAACAAATACTGCCCCATGTGTGATGTACAGGTCCATAAAACCCGACCGCTGCTGAGCATCAGGTGGGCCCAGCACTGCTTCCCCTGCCTATGGCTGTCCCTTGGGACACCTCCCACTGTCCCCTCACCCCTCCTTGCCTTCTCAGCTAGGGCAACGGGTTAGGAGAAGCAAGGTGTGGGCCCaggtccttcccttccctctgggTGGCATCCAGCTTTTCATAGGCTAAGAAATACTAGAGGGACAATGGCCAGATCAGAGACCCCTGTACTTGGGCATGGGGTTTGTGGAAAGGGTGGGAAGAGAGTCCCTGTCTGGGGAAATGGGGATGAAGAATGGGGTGAGAATGGCTCCTGAAAGACCCTTGTATATTTTTTCCTAGATCTGACAAAACCCTCCAAGATATTGTCTACAAATTGGTCCCTGGGCTTTTTAAAGGTATTTGTGCACCCATCTTCCTCCTGCCCACCATGCCTTCTCCACCCTGTTGCCTTCTCTCACCCTGCTCCCTTCTTCCAGATGAGATGAAACGGCGGCGGGATTTTTATGCAGCGTACCCCCTGACAGAGGGTGAGCGAGCTCCCAGGCCTGGGGCTGTGTGAGTGGAGACGCTGCCCCAGCTGAGGGCTGGATGTGCTGCCCCTCTCACCTCCCATCCCCTATCAGACCACCCCCTTCGAGACTGTATCCCAGAGGGTGGCTGGGCTCACCCCGATGAACTACGGGACCCCTGAGTCCTTGGAGGGGCTTGGCCAACCACTCTGAACTGTCTCCTTTTGTAGTCCCCAATGGCTCCAACGAGGACCGAGGTGAAGTCCTGGAGCAGGAGAAGGGGGCTCTGAGTGATGATGAGATCGTCAGCCTTTCCATCGAGTTCTACGAAGGAGTCAGGCAAGTTTGACACAAGCCTGGCCTTTTGGGCCTCCTAGGTTGGGTCACCCACTTCTCCACTTTGGTCCCACCCCCTGGGAACCTTCAGGACATGTGCATTAGGGGATCCTCACTGCTCCAGGGTCTCtagcttccttctctttcctttagggaccgggaagagaagaagggactACTGGAGAATGGGGATGGGGACAAGGAGAAGGTGAGTGCTAAGACCTGCTCAGGCATGGTCCATGGGCTAGGAGAGTGGCCTAGAGTAGAACTCCTCACAGGGACCTCTTCCTCAACAGACAGGGGTACGTTTCCTGCGATGTCCAGCAGCCATGACTGTCATGCACCTCGCCAAGTTCCTCCGGAACAAGATGGATgtgcccagcaagtacaaggtcAGTGCTAGGGCCTACTCACACAGTGTCTGTGGGGATGTGTTCAGTTCAGAGGCTGGCTTGGTTGTGTAACTGAGCCCCAGGAGAAAAGTGGCTGAACCCAAGATTGGGGCAAACAGTCTATGACTGTTGAAGTAAGTGTACAGAGGGGCTTGGGACCAGGACTGTGTGTGCTGATACCCATACGTGCACACTGAGAACTGGGGATTAAGCTGGCTGTGGGAAGGCTGGAGGAGTTCTAGGACATGGTTTGTCAAACTCACATGTGACACTCCCCTGCTGAGCTTGTTAGAATGCAGGTTCTGATGCAGTTGATGCAGCTACTGATGCTGAAGGTCCCTGGACCACTCAGACCACACTTTGTTTAGTGAGGCGGGAGGACAGGGGATCCTAAGTCTGTTGTTAAGAGGCAACATTAGTTGCCTTGTGTCTTCCAGTGAGGTCAGGATCTCTGGGGTTGAGATGAGGCCTTGgcggtttttaaattatttgggtGGTTTCCCTATGCAGCAAGAGCGATAGCCAGTGTCCAAGGGGGCCCTGGTAGCTGTGTGGACGGCTGGGGCCAGGATCCCTTGGTTGAGTGGGAAGGGACATGGGGTTAAGACAACTCTGGCAGGGAATTCACGTCCATGGAGGCAATCTGGAGTAATGAGGACCGCCTGCAATCCACCCAAGCTCATGACGTCCTCTGTCCCCCCGTCCGCCCCAGGTGGAGGTCCTGTATGAGGACGAGCCTCTGAAGGAGTACTACACCCTTATGGACATCGCCTACATCTACCCCTGGCGGCGGGTGAgcctgtggggtggggagggggtgcagGGAGGAGACCCCTGCAGAGCCTGGTATTGGTCTGTGCCACCCTTCTCTATCACAGTCCTCCCCTTGTTCCAGGAGCCTGGTGGGTCCAGGTTGGCCTGCCTCACCAGGTGAGCCTTTGGGCAGTCTCTTGCCGATGACCTCCCACACAAGGAGAAAAGGCTCTTCTGGCCCAACACTGTGCCCAAATTTGGGGTCAGAAATAGGTGTGGCTGGAGAGGAGTGACTGTGCTGTCTGCATtctgtctccttccctcctttttctttccaaaCCTGTCTTATACTCCTGCCTCTGGATCTTGTTGCCCTTCTTCTCTAAGGCCCATGCCTTCCCTTTGCTCTTGTCTGGACCCTATGGGCAGGGGTGGGTGGCTCCTTGGTTAGCTTTCTCCTGacaccctccctttccccccctcttcttctccctcttgcCGCAGAACGGCCCTCTCCCCCTCAAGTACCGTGTCCAGCCAGCCTGCAAGCGGCTCGCCCTGCCCACAGTGCCAACTCCCTCCGAGGGCACCAACACCAGTGGGGCATCTGAATGTGAGTCGGCCAGCGACAAGGCTCCCAGTCCTGCCACCCTGCcggccacctcctcctccttgccTAGCCCTGCCACCCCCTCCCATGGCTCTCCCAGCTCCCATGGTCCCCCAGccacccaccccacctcccccacTCCCCCTTCTGCAGCCAGTGGGGCTACCACAGCTGCCAATGGGGGTACCTCGAACTGCCTGCAGGCACCATCATCCACCAGCAGGGGGCGCAAGATGACTGTCAATGGAGCTCCTGTGCCCCCCTTAACTTGAGGAAAGCCACCCTTTCCCTCCTTTGCAGCCACCTCTCCACACCCTCCACTTTTTTCTGGACCCCTTTTTTCCACCTCTTCTACTTTCCCCAGCTCCTCCCATCTTCAGGGTGGGAGGTGGGTTTTATAAAtaaatctatatatatatatgtacataggaaaaaacaaatatacatacTTATTTTCTATGGACCAACCAGATTAATTTAAATGCCACAGGAAACaaactgtatgtgtgtgtgtatgtgtaggggAGGGGTTTAATTTGGGGGGGGTCTTGTAAATTGCTCTGTCCTTTTTAGGGGTATGTGCAGGTAGTCTCCAGAAGCCATTGGAGGCTCGGTTAAGCTCTACCCTGCCCTCCATCGCCTTCCCAAGGCAGGTGGGGTGTTGGGGTCCACAGTCCCCAAAGCTTTAGCTGGCTGCTGTCCTGCCCCTGTCCATTTACCCCCATTGTCGAATGTGCAGAGAATTGCTAAGACAGTGCCTTTTATCAGTGCAGTTTGTTCCCTAGTTCTGAGGAGCAAGTGGCAATGGAGAAGGCGTCTTCCTTGCCTCCTCATGCAGCGGAAACTTTGTGCAAAGAATAGATTGTTCTGCGCTTTcgtttcttccttttgttttcctgtgtgTGGCCTTTGCATCATTTATCTTGTGGAAGAGAAGATTCAGGCCCCGGAAGGCCCCAGCCCTCAAAGTCCACGTGTGGCTTCGGCATTGTAAAGGCTTCTTCACTCCCTCCTGTCCTACCTTGGCCAACAAACCCTCCAGAGGAAGACCTTGGGGCGAAACCTCGCTCGGGGCCTAGAGAGGAGGGATGGGAGCAGCGTTCATCTCAGACAAGCACAGACCCCAGGTTTTGCCAAAGGCCAAAAGCTCTTCAGCTCCCCCCACCCATCTCCAGCTGAGGCTGACAGAGGCAACTAGAAgcacaagaaaatagaaagtggAAGCTCTGACCCCAACTCTACCCGAGAGGTCAGTGGACATCCCTTAGGGGCAGATCCCTGCCTACCTGGTTTTCCTCAGATGTACATAGACCTGGGAGATGAGGAGGCCAGATTGTCACAACCTGTATGGAGGTTGGGAATCCCCTCCCCGTTTGCACCTTGTCCTGTGTCTGAACCCTCCTGCCCTGACGCATTTGTATCTCTTGGCTTTGTAATAAATGCTGCATACTCTGGAGGTGGAGTTCTTTGGGGTAGAGGGAAGGGGAAAGTGTGGGTGGCTTCCCCTAGCCTCACCAGGCCCTTGTCTCTGGGGACAGCCTGCCGTAGAATAGATCTGGGCTGCCGCCCCTGTGGCCCACCAGATGCCCTCAGCCCTCACCCAGGTCAGTATCTAGAACAGGAAACCACACGTGTGCCTCATCAGTGACCACAGGAACACCGCTCTCGGTGGCTGGCATGCTTGTTTAATAGCGTATTCTCCACCAGCAGCTGCTGAACCAGGGGCCCACTTCTGGCTGTCGTGACTAGAGACCACAAGCCAGCTGCAGTCCCTGGATGGTCCCCTTGGACTCAGCACTCAGTTTCCTTTCCCACAAAAGGGGTGTCTTATCAGAAGCCTGAAAGCACGGCCCCCTGGGGCTGGGCAGCGGCCACCCCTCAGAGCGCAGAGCCCACCTCTGCCTTCTGCACCTGCTCACTGTTGTGGGTGCCATCACAGTATGGGGGCTTCTGGGTGGCCTTGCAGGTACAGAGGGCCACTGTGCGGGTCTCCTGGGCCTTGAACTTGAGTGGGGATAGGCCAGTGCGCTGGAAGAAGTGAGAGCCATCACAGAAAGgctggaaaggaaaaaagaaatcatgtcTCCGCTCCCCCGGCCCAGGGTAGGTCTTGGGAGCTCAGTGGTCAGGACTCAGGTTCTGGAATGAGAGAGAAGGCCTAGGCTTACTCCACCCTGAATTTTCAATGCGCGGGAACAAATAGGGTTGtcatgagaaaatgaaataatggtcACTGTGCACTTTGCCCAGAGTAAGCGTGCAGTATGATAAGTGTTAACAGCACTAGTAGGGGACAGAGGTCAGGGCAGGGTACAAGGTGAAACAAGGCCTTAGGTATTGGCGGTGTTTATACTAACAGGATtgtggggttagttttttgagacagggtttcactatattgcttgggctggtctggaactcagcTATGtggccctggctggtcttgaatttgcaattctacttcagcctcctgaacaTTGGGGTCAaaagtgtgcatcaccacacctgcctttttttttttttttaggttatttttcagatagggtcttgtattttttgttttcctgggctggccctcaGATTACAGTCCTCTACCTGTGCTTCAGCCCAGTTGGGAtcacaagcatgtaccactatcTCTGCCTTATTTGTTAAGGTGGGGGGAGGGTCTCtgaaactttttgcccaaactggcctcaaacctcaattcttcTGCCTCCCTAAGAGTTGGGATTACACTATGCCTGGTCAAGTTTTAAACTCAGAATTTCACGCTTTcttggcaggagctctaccacttgagccactctgccaaccctgttttctcttaggtattttcgtggctttgaaccttgatcctcctaatttctgcctccagaacagctaggattacaggagtaaacAACTAGCATCTGACAGGTTTTGGTTTTcttaatggcttttttttttgcagtactggggcttgaactcagggcctacactccaccagccctttttttttgtgatgagttttttcgagataaatAAGatattgcaaactatttgcctgggctggcttcaaactccaatcctcctgatctctgcctcctgagtggctaggattacaggcaggaaccgCGGGGGCCCAGCTTAATGGCTCTTTTTTAATGGCTCTGTCTTCACTGGTTTATGAAAATCATTTCTTTCCCCATGTTCTCAGGGTAAAACTCTGGATGGGAGTGCACCTGCGGACATCACAGTGGACACATTGTAGGAGCATCACATTTTGGATCTAGGAAATAATCCATGTTATAGGGAGGAGGGGCTGTCCTGCAACAACTTGCCTGCCTGGCACAAGAGTACATACTCAAGTCCATCCTGGAAGCAGTTCCAGTAGAGACTGGGTGATGGAAACAGGCCTAGTGAGGGGACACCTTGTTAGTGAGGGG is a window from the Castor canadensis chromosome 11, mCasCan1.hap1v2, whole genome shotgun sequence genome containing:
- the Pcgf2 gene encoding polycomb group RING finger protein 2, whose amino-acid sequence is MHRTTRIKITELNPHLMCALCGGYFIDATTIVECLHSFCKTCIVRYLETNKYCPMCDVQVHKTRPLLSIRSDKTLQDIVYKLVPGLFKDEMKRRRDFYAAYPLTEVPNGSNEDRGEVLEQEKGALSDDEIVSLSIEFYEGVRDREEKKGLLENGDGDKEKTGVRFLRCPAAMTVMHLAKFLRNKMDVPSKYKVEVLYEDEPLKEYYTLMDIAYIYPWRRNGPLPLKYRVQPACKRLALPTVPTPSEGTNTSGASECESASDKAPSPATLPATSSSLPSPATPSHGSPSSHGPPATHPTSPTPPSAASGATTAANGGTSNCLQAPSSTSRGRKMTVNGAPVPPLT